In a genomic window of Gemmatimonadaceae bacterium:
- a CDS encoding DUF6789 family protein, with product MRVLSNRGVMVMKINYGKAVVGGLVGTVVLTVVGLYAAPMMGIPQMNPAAMLAGKMGGNMAAGWVAHFMVGVVLALIYAAVASRLPGAPWLRGAIYGIAPWLVFEIVMLPMMGMPLFSGSMMSAMGALIGHLLYGATVGAIYGPVPTGA from the coding sequence ATGCGCGTTCTCTCCAACCGTGGGGTGATGGTCATGAAGATCAATTACGGCAAGGCGGTGGTCGGCGGGCTGGTCGGAACAGTGGTGCTGACGGTCGTCGGCCTGTATGCGGCGCCGATGATGGGAATCCCTCAGATGAATCCGGCGGCGATGCTGGCCGGCAAGATGGGCGGCAACATGGCCGCGGGGTGGGTAGCGCACTTCATGGTTGGCGTGGTTCTGGCGCTGATCTACGCAGCCGTGGCCTCGCGGCTTCCGGGCGCCCCCTGGCTGCGGGGCGCAATCTACGGCATTGCACCCTGGCTGGTGTTTGAGATCGTCATGCTGCCCATGATGGGCATGCCGCTGTTCTCGGGATCGATGATGAGCGCCATGGGCGCCCTGATCGGCCACCTCCTGTACGGTGCGACCGTCGGCGCGATCTACGGGCCGGTGCCAACCGGCGCATAG